In Antechinus flavipes isolate AdamAnt ecotype Samford, QLD, Australia chromosome 3, AdamAnt_v2, whole genome shotgun sequence, a genomic segment contains:
- the CHODL gene encoding chondrolectin, translated as MDRMISILLGAMLLWGQGGFSRRVVSGQKVCFADFKHPCYKMAYFQDLSSRVGFQEARQACESDGGALLSLESETEQKLIESMLQNLTKPDTGISDGDFWIGLWRNGEGQTSGACPNLYKWSDGSSSQYRNWYTDEPSCGSEACVVMYHQPTANPGLGGPYLYQWNDDRCNMKHNFICKYEPESFPTIPAGKPFDESKPEDPYHIVVTETGIIPNLIYVVIPTIPLLLLILVAFGTCCFQMLHKSKGRTKTSPNQSTLWISKSNKKESIMEI; from the exons GTCAGAAGGTGTGTTTTGCAGACTTCAAACATCCCTGTTACAAAATGGCCTATTTTCAGGACTTGTCAAGTCGAGTGGGATTCCAGGAGGCACGCCAAGCTTGTGAAAGTGATGGTGGAGCTCTTCTCAGTCTTGAAAGTGAAACAGAACAGAAGTTAATAGAAAGCATGTTACAAAACCTCACTAAGCCAGACACAGGTATTTCTGATGGTGACTTCTGGATTGGCCTTTGGAGAAATGGAGAAGGACAGACGTCAGGTGCTTGTCCAAATCTCTACAAGTGGTCTGATGGAAGCAGTTCCCAATATCG AAATTGGTATACTGATGAACCTTCCTGTGGAAGTGAAGCTTGCGTTGTGATGTATCATCAACCAACTGCCAATCCTGGTCTTGGGGGTCCCTACCTTTACCAATGGAATGATGACAGATGTAATATGAAGCACAATTTTATCTGCAAGTATGAACCAG AGAGTTTTCCAACCATCCCAGCAGGAAAACCCTTTGATGAAAGCAAACCAGAAGATCCCTATCACATAGTTGTTACTGAAACAG gtataATTCCCAACCTAATTTATGTTGTTATACCAACAATACCTCTGCTGTTGTTGATACTTGTGGCATTTGGAACCTGTTGTTTTCAGATGCTACATAAAAG taaaggaagaacaaaaactaGCCCAAACCAATCCACACTATGGATTTCAAAGAGCAACAAGAAGGAAAGTATCATGGAGATATAA